GATACAGAGGTACGAGCCTATAGAACAGATCCTGTTCAAGTAAGGTCGTGACTTGTACCTTCTTCTCTTCTCTATATAAACAACACAGCTTCTCTCTGTGTGTTCCGATGTGGGAGGAATAAACAACTTCAAATGCCCTATACGCGACCCTTTCATATCTCAACACACTAATGCCTCTCAGCCTCTGATACGCCGTCGTTTAGTTATCTCAATGTCTGATGAAAGAAGCTGTGAAACAAAGGTTTATTTTCTTAATCAGAATCTCATTCTGCTTAAACCCTTTTCGATTAACGTTTCTTGGAAGTCTCTTCGGTTGTGGGGTAAGGTCTCGGTGGCTCTACGAGATTCTGGGTTGAGAAGATCAGCTCTCACTCGGGAAAAGTTTTCAAATTTTGTAAATGTAACAGAGAATTTGGTGAAGCACATCATTAAAAAAAAAAAGAGAATTTGGTGAATCGCTTTTTGATATTGTGAAATGTTTTTCTTTTATGTTGAATTTTTAGGATGTGTGGAACTTTTTTGAAATTGTTTGATGGGTTTCTATTAGACTTTTACGTTACTTGGTCGAAGTTTTGAATTGATGCAAAATAATGGGAGTACCAGATTTATCTGAAGACTCCTAACAGGGAGTAAGTGATGATTCTCCTCCCACGAGAACCAGGCTTGTTCTTTATGACTTCATTTGGCTCGGGATCATTACAGTAAATGGTATTTAGGAGACAACTGTCAATCTGAATCATGAAAAGAAACATGATTGGTACATAGAAACACAAAAAGCTAAAAAACTTGATAGTGAGATTTTGAGCATGTGAATTGAGGCTTAGTCAGGTTTTGGTACATGTGCATAAATCATTCACGACTTTAAAGCAAAGACTTTTATTTATGTCTGTTTTCTTGGGTTGTGATTTTTGAACTATGTTTTCATCCCTTACCGGTCTATTTGTCTTTTTTTTTATCCGAATAGTACCAGCACATTTATAAAGCAAAACAGAAAACAAAACAATTCTTATGTTATGGGTTTGGCTTTTAAGATATAGTGATTTGTCTTTCTCAGAGTCACTCTCTGACTTAGCGGAAAAGGCGGGGAACTGTCCTTTGTATCACTTTCTCTTGGAGCTTGAGCCTGCGGTAGGACTCTCGGATATGGCAAGGCCTGATGTGTCCTGCTTCGTTCCTTTTTACCATAATTAGTCGAGCTGTTTCCACGAGCTCACCAACAAACATTTTTGCTATACCACTAATAACCGAAAGCCTAGGGTCGTCGTTGTTCATATTCTTAATCCCTGTTATACTCTCTAATAGCTTCTTCATGTTTTTTGATTTATGAAGAGTAGATCTCCTGAAACATTCATATCTGCTCATTTGATCCTCTGTGAATTGCGATATAACGGCATGCATCTTGGCTACCTTCTTCTCACGATCACTAGCTTCAACAGTTGGGATTTGGGTGAGATCAACTTCCATATTGTCAGAGGTTTTAAGTTTCTTCACCTGACGGAGATGGCCAACATCTTCTTCACTGCCATCTACGCCTCTGCCATTGTCGGAAACAGGTGATTCTGGAGGAGA
This sequence is a window from Brassica oleracea var. oleracea cultivar TO1000 chromosome C1, BOL, whole genome shotgun sequence. Protein-coding genes within it:
- the LOC106301144 gene encoding transcription initiation factor TFIID subunit 11-like — protein: MKRYKNPFEAAIEEEEEEEERDESPPESPVSDNGRGVDGSEEDVGHLRQVKKLKTSDNMEVDLTQIPTVEASDREKKVAKMHAVISQFTEDQMSRYECFRRSTLHKSKNMKKLLESITGIKNMNNDDPRLSVISGIAKMFVGELVETARLIMVKRNEAGHIRPCHIRESYRRLKLQEKVIQRTVPRLFR